The Rhodocytophaga rosea genome has a segment encoding these proteins:
- a CDS encoding zinc-dependent peptidase, translating into MYYHYIAYAAFCCLLIFVFYRWATRKQRRRKQVLLQEFPVAWRPILENRVGFYLTLSDQKKKKFEKLIQQFIAEKRIIGIKTEVDDTIRVLVAASAIIPIFGFDNWEYGNLGEVFVTPGAVDTQKVDEQVQNIIAGQVRPFQNQHYMILSKSSLEQGFNNMKDRSNVGIHEFAHLLDEADGEIDGIPKAYLPPELIQPWTDLMQRKMQEIKDGENNINTYGATSPAEFFAVVTEYFFEDPVRLQKNHPNLYRMLTKTFQQNPRKRYDLNFRELLNPNYRKMDRNAPCPCGSGEKYKKCCWQQSHT; encoded by the coding sequence ATGTATTATCACTACATAGCGTATGCCGCCTTTTGCTGCTTATTGATTTTTGTTTTCTACAGATGGGCTACCCGGAAACAACGGAGAAGAAAACAGGTGCTACTACAGGAATTTCCTGTAGCCTGGCGACCGATTCTGGAAAACAGAGTCGGTTTTTATTTGACTTTGTCTGACCAGAAAAAGAAAAAATTTGAGAAACTCATCCAGCAGTTTATAGCCGAAAAAAGGATAATTGGCATCAAAACAGAAGTAGACGATACCATCCGGGTACTGGTGGCTGCCAGTGCCATCATTCCGATTTTCGGATTCGACAACTGGGAGTATGGTAACCTGGGCGAAGTATTTGTAACGCCTGGTGCGGTTGACACCCAGAAAGTGGATGAGCAGGTACAGAACATTATTGCCGGGCAGGTACGACCCTTTCAGAACCAGCATTATATGATCCTTTCGAAGAGTTCGCTGGAGCAAGGGTTCAACAATATGAAAGACCGCAGCAATGTAGGAATTCATGAGTTTGCGCACCTGCTGGATGAGGCCGATGGAGAAATTGATGGAATTCCGAAAGCTTACTTACCACCCGAACTTATCCAGCCCTGGACTGATCTGATGCAACGCAAGATGCAGGAAATCAAAGACGGGGAAAACAACATAAACACCTATGGAGCTACCAGTCCGGCGGAATTTTTTGCCGTCGTTACCGAATACTTTTTTGAAGACCCGGTCCGCTTGCAGAAGAATCATCCGAATTTATACCGGATGCTTACTAAAACTTTCCAGCAGAATCCCCGCAAAAGGTATGATCTGAATTTTAGAGAATTGCTTAACCCTAATTACCGGAAAATGGACCGGAATGCGCCTTGTCCCTGTGGAAGTGGCGAAAAATACAAAAAATGCTGCTGGCAACAGAGCCATACCTGA
- a CDS encoding DNA topoisomerase IB, with translation MESIISETLSPVEFAKEAGLRYITDNISGFTRITRRKKYIYLDTGNKEISDEKIITRIESLKIPHVWEQVWICPSPNGHLQATGIDSKGRKQYRYHTKWQHSRNSNKFSKMRSFGQALSTLREKIDHDIEENAFSRDKMLALVVSLLDNTLIRIGNKYYEKSNKSYGLTTLRNKHVKIDGKEVKISFVGKKNVAQEVVLSDKRLVKLVKKCKELPGHQLFQYYDEEGHKHPISSDDVNDYLRENTGLDLTAKDFRTWGGSTAAVKKLLEQPRPEDEKEIQKKLTEAVKYVASKLGNTVAVCRNYYVHPIVLETYAEGKLTEAIPDAAEKKEQENKWLQPEEIIFLNLLES, from the coding sequence ATGGAATCTATTATTTCAGAAACCCTTTCGCCGGTTGAATTTGCGAAAGAAGCCGGTTTGCGCTATATCACCGATAATATATCTGGGTTCACCAGAATTACGAGAAGAAAAAAATACATCTATCTGGATACCGGAAATAAAGAGATTTCAGATGAAAAAATCATTACCCGGATCGAATCACTGAAAATTCCGCATGTATGGGAGCAGGTATGGATCTGTCCTTCGCCAAATGGACATTTACAGGCAACAGGCATCGACAGCAAAGGCCGCAAACAATACCGGTATCATACCAAATGGCAGCATTCCCGCAACAGCAATAAGTTCAGTAAAATGCGCTCCTTTGGGCAAGCATTATCTACATTGCGGGAAAAAATTGACCATGATATTGAAGAAAATGCTTTTTCCAGAGATAAAATGCTGGCATTAGTGGTAAGCTTACTCGACAATACCCTGATCCGGATTGGAAACAAATATTATGAAAAATCCAATAAGTCATACGGGTTAACCACCTTGCGGAATAAGCATGTGAAAATTGATGGAAAAGAAGTAAAAATCTCGTTTGTGGGAAAGAAAAACGTGGCCCAGGAAGTGGTACTCAGCGACAAACGGCTTGTGAAACTGGTAAAAAAATGTAAAGAATTGCCAGGGCATCAGTTGTTCCAGTATTATGATGAGGAAGGACACAAACATCCTATTAGTTCAGATGATGTGAATGACTACCTGCGTGAAAACACCGGACTTGATCTGACGGCAAAGGATTTCAGAACGTGGGGTGGTTCAACGGCTGCCGTAAAGAAACTGCTGGAACAACCCAGGCCGGAAGATGAAAAAGAAATACAAAAGAAACTAACTGAAGCGGTGAAGTATGTAGCGAGCAAACTGGGAAATACAGTCGCTGTTTGCCGTAATTATTATGTTCATCCTATTGTGCTGGAAACTTATGCAGAAGGAAAGCTAACGGAAGCTATACCGGATGCCGCCGAAAAAAAGGAACAGGAAAATAAATGGCTGCAACCTGAAGAAATTATATTCCTCAATCTGCTGGAAAGTTAA
- a CDS encoding DUF6435 family protein, giving the protein MFGLFGKKDKKAQLEKKYQQLMQEARDIQRSGDLKAFAFKTAEAEKLMDEIIALKKSE; this is encoded by the coding sequence ATGTTCGGATTATTCGGTAAAAAAGACAAAAAAGCGCAACTGGAAAAAAAGTACCAGCAATTGATGCAGGAAGCCAGAGACATTCAACGTTCCGGCGACTTAAAAGCGTTTGCCTTCAAAACAGCCGAAGCAGAAAAACTCATGGATGAAATTATAGCCCTGAAAAAGAGCGAGTAA
- a CDS encoding 1-aminocyclopropane-1-carboxylate deaminase/D-cysteine desulfhydrase, with protein MQIWNEPVSTPLQLIRDEITEKAGIALYLKREDLIHLQVSGNKWRKLKYNLLEASKQGKHTLLTFGGAFSNHIYAVAAAGKISGFRTIGLIRGEEHMPLNHTLAFAIESGMQLHYISREQYRHKQEPAFLKGLQEKFGDYYLIPEGGSNAMAVKGCTEIIADIYISYDYLCCPCGTGGTLAGLIAGTTDTNQTIMGFSALKGGTFLTGEINELLTAYRQLEPHHTGTTASWFIQTDYHFGGYAKTTPVLLDFIRWFEHTHAIPLEQVYTGKMMFGLYDLMKKGYFKRGETIIAVHTGGLQGRMPALDAS; from the coding sequence ATGCAAATTTGGAATGAACCCGTTTCTACACCCCTACAACTCATCCGGGATGAAATTACAGAAAAAGCCGGAATAGCTTTATATCTGAAACGGGAAGATCTGATTCATTTGCAGGTATCCGGGAATAAGTGGCGGAAACTCAAATACAATCTGCTGGAAGCAAGTAAACAGGGCAAACATACCTTACTTACATTCGGAGGGGCTTTTTCTAACCATATTTATGCGGTAGCTGCTGCCGGTAAGATTTCCGGTTTTCGTACCATTGGATTGATCCGGGGAGAAGAACACATGCCTTTGAACCATACATTGGCCTTTGCCATAGAGTCAGGCATGCAATTACATTATATCAGCCGCGAACAATATCGTCATAAACAGGAACCGGCCTTTCTGAAAGGTTTGCAGGAAAAATTTGGTGACTATTACCTTATTCCTGAAGGAGGAAGCAATGCCATGGCAGTCAAAGGATGTACAGAAATCATCGCAGATATTTATATTTCCTATGACTATCTCTGTTGCCCTTGTGGCACCGGAGGCACCCTAGCCGGATTGATTGCCGGAACAACTGATACGAATCAAACTATTATGGGTTTTTCAGCCTTAAAAGGAGGAACCTTTTTAACCGGAGAAATAAACGAATTATTAACTGCCTATAGGCAACTGGAACCACATCATACAGGTACTACTGCTTCATGGTTCATTCAAACCGATTACCACTTTGGAGGGTATGCCAAAACTACCCCAGTTTTACTGGACTTTATCCGCTGGTTTGAACACACACATGCTATACCTTTAGAACAAGTGTATACCGGAAAAATGATGTTTGGCCTCTATGATTTGATGAAGAAGGGATATTTTAAACGGGGAGAAACCATTATTGCTGTTCATACCGGTGGTTTACAAGGCAGAATGCCTGCTTTAGATGCATCCTGA